One segment of Sinorhizobium sp. BG8 DNA contains the following:
- the trxA gene encoding thioredoxin: MATVKVDNSNFQAEVLNSAEPVVVDFWAEWCGPCKMIAPALEEISAELAGRVKVAKLNIDENPELAAQFGVRSIPTLAVFKDGQVADIKVGAAPKTALSSWISTAAA; the protein is encoded by the coding sequence ATGGCTACTGTAAAAGTCGACAATTCCAATTTCCAGGCTGAGGTTCTCAATTCCGCCGAGCCGGTGGTCGTGGACTTCTGGGCTGAATGGTGCGGCCCGTGCAAGATGATCGCACCGGCGCTCGAGGAAATCTCCGCAGAGCTCGCAGGCCGCGTGAAGGTCGCCAAGCTGAACATCGACGAGAACCCGGAACTCGCCGCACAGTTCGGCGTGCGCTCCATTCCGACGCTTGCCGTATTCAAGGACGGCCAGGTGGCCGACATCAAGGTCGGTGCCGCACCGAAGACGGCGCTCAGCTCCTGGATCTCGACCGCAGCGGCGTAA
- the addA gene encoding double-strand break repair helicase AddA, producing MLNGDRPQSDDPRAWLDWTSSKQAAASDPGGSAWVSANAGSGKTHVLTQRVIRLLLAGCRPSSILCLTYTKAAASEMSNRVFERLAEWATLSDDDLATRVAAIEGSIPTPLKLQEARRLFARALETPGGLKIQTIHAFCEALLHQFPLEANVAGHFSVLDDRAAEVLLADARRTLLTATATEDDPELTGAFSTVLDIADDTGLERLISDIIGARGPIRNFIDHAGGQAGISRLLRREIGIDEGETAAAIAESCWPLADLRDATLETFLSLADALGSDTVKASAASLRHIARMSDPEARRSALFDLFFTSTGAPRNIDRSFLSKKVKEAAPDLEAVLIGAQNHLIACDDRLRRLQMFEATEAALIIAERLIGDYEDLKKSRSLLDFDDLIDRTANLLSRSGVSAWVHYKLDQGIDHFLVDEAQDTSPRQWEIVSALTGEFFDGESARTGDRTIFAVGDEKQSIYSFQGARPERFASEGQAAERRARAGDARFSPIRLLLSFRSTRDVLSAVDAVFKVPENSRGLDPSGSGIVHASNRGREPGAVDIWEPIAATGPISEEDWTAPFDAVPEAAPINVLARRIADTLSAWIGRETIVEKGKARLMEPGDVIVLVRKRDAFVNALTRTLKQQGRIPVAGADRLVLTKHIAIQDLLALGRFAVLPEDDLSLAALLKSPFFSLSEDNLFELAAKRPAATSLWNHLKAQTAENLTEIVSWLQDALSSSRKLPVHDFYARILGPHGGRRAFLARFGGEASEIIDEFLTFALDQEERGLPGLQAFVSTLELQAPTVKREQDKGRNEVRIMTVHAAKGLEAPVVFLVDSGGKPFSHSHMPQLRFLAGSGVPGGIPAWLPLKSFANSMTEADAERIREGAEEEYRRLLYVAMTRAADRLVVCGYRGQRENKDTWQQMVSSALALQPERCVEATFRTASEEWSGYRWREAGAADIAPGQAEATETVHASPLPAALGRALPPQRRLPRPLSPSGAGAIIDSGEGDLIVRSPLFSLRTGTGAARSLERGRILHRFLQILPGMAATDREAAAHRYLDRAVSNWPEHERQSLARAAFAIMEDPSLAAIFSPNARAEVSIMGTLRIGSRDYSVSGRIDRMSVGTNAVEIVDFKTNRVPPSKPSEIPFEHRAQLAIYREILAPLYPDHEIRCGLIYTEGPSAFWLDGAALVASLAELATK from the coding sequence ATGCTTAACGGCGACCGGCCCCAATCCGACGATCCTCGTGCCTGGCTTGACTGGACTTCCTCCAAACAGGCGGCGGCGTCAGATCCCGGCGGATCGGCCTGGGTGTCCGCCAATGCGGGATCCGGCAAGACGCACGTACTGACACAACGCGTGATCCGATTGTTGCTGGCGGGGTGCCGTCCGTCGTCGATCCTTTGCCTCACCTACACAAAGGCTGCGGCCTCGGAAATGTCGAACCGCGTATTCGAGCGTCTGGCGGAATGGGCGACGCTCTCCGATGACGATCTTGCAACGCGCGTTGCCGCGATCGAGGGTTCGATCCCGACCCCACTCAAGCTTCAGGAGGCGCGGCGGCTCTTCGCCAGAGCCCTCGAGACGCCGGGCGGATTGAAGATCCAGACAATTCACGCCTTCTGCGAGGCGTTACTTCACCAGTTTCCTCTCGAGGCAAATGTCGCTGGGCATTTCTCGGTCCTCGATGATCGTGCCGCCGAAGTACTTCTTGCCGATGCCCGTAGGACCCTGCTGACGGCGACCGCCACCGAGGACGATCCCGAGCTCACGGGCGCATTCTCGACCGTGCTCGACATCGCCGACGATACGGGACTGGAACGGCTGATCTCCGACATCATCGGCGCGCGCGGACCGATTCGGAACTTCATCGACCATGCCGGCGGCCAGGCAGGCATATCCCGGCTCCTGAGGCGGGAGATCGGCATAGATGAGGGCGAAACCGCCGCCGCAATTGCAGAAAGCTGCTGGCCGCTTGCAGACCTTCGCGACGCCACACTGGAGACATTCCTGTCGCTCGCCGACGCCCTGGGCAGCGACACCGTGAAGGCCTCGGCCGCATCCCTTCGACATATTGCCCGCATGAGCGATCCGGAAGCGAGGCGCAGCGCGCTTTTCGATCTGTTCTTCACCTCCACCGGGGCGCCGCGAAACATCGACCGTTCCTTCTTGTCGAAAAAGGTGAAGGAAGCCGCGCCGGACCTGGAAGCCGTGCTGATCGGCGCACAGAATCACCTGATCGCCTGCGATGACCGCTTGAGGCGGCTTCAGATGTTCGAGGCAACCGAAGCAGCACTCATTATCGCCGAGAGGTTGATCGGCGACTACGAGGATCTGAAGAAGAGCCGCAGCCTGCTCGACTTCGACGATCTGATCGACCGGACCGCCAACCTTCTTTCCAGGAGCGGTGTCAGTGCCTGGGTCCACTACAAGCTCGATCAGGGTATCGATCACTTCCTCGTGGACGAAGCGCAGGATACCAGCCCTCGCCAATGGGAAATCGTGAGCGCGCTCACCGGCGAGTTCTTTGACGGGGAGTCTGCACGCACCGGCGATCGCACGATCTTCGCCGTAGGCGACGAGAAGCAGTCGATCTATTCCTTCCAGGGTGCGAGGCCCGAGCGCTTCGCGTCCGAGGGGCAAGCCGCCGAGCGGCGGGCGCGGGCTGGCGATGCCCGGTTCAGCCCCATTCGCCTCCTGCTTTCGTTCCGCTCGACCCGCGACGTCCTGTCGGCCGTCGATGCCGTCTTCAAGGTTCCGGAAAACTCCCGCGGCCTCGACCCCTCCGGAAGCGGCATCGTGCATGCCTCCAACCGTGGACGCGAGCCGGGAGCTGTCGACATCTGGGAACCGATCGCTGCGACCGGCCCTATCAGCGAGGAGGATTGGACGGCCCCCTTCGATGCCGTGCCCGAAGCGGCCCCTATCAACGTTCTCGCCCGACGGATCGCCGACACGCTTTCCGCATGGATTGGGCGTGAGACGATCGTGGAGAAGGGTAAGGCGCGCCTGATGGAGCCCGGCGACGTGATCGTGCTGGTTCGCAAGCGGGACGCCTTCGTCAACGCGCTGACGCGGACCCTGAAGCAGCAGGGCCGGATACCTGTCGCCGGCGCTGACCGGTTGGTTCTGACCAAGCATATCGCGATCCAGGACCTGCTGGCGCTCGGCCGCTTCGCTGTGCTTCCGGAAGACGACCTCTCTCTGGCCGCGTTGCTGAAGAGCCCCTTCTTCAGCCTCAGCGAAGACAACCTTTTCGAACTTGCGGCGAAACGACCGGCCGCGACGAGCCTCTGGAATCACCTGAAGGCGCAGACAGCGGAGAACCTTACCGAGATCGTGAGCTGGTTGCAGGACGCTCTCTCATCTTCGCGCAAACTTCCTGTCCATGATTTCTATGCTCGGATTCTCGGGCCGCACGGCGGCCGCAGAGCATTTCTTGCCCGCTTCGGGGGAGAGGCGTCGGAAATTATCGATGAGTTCCTGACCTTTGCGCTGGATCAGGAGGAACGCGGCCTGCCCGGCCTTCAGGCATTTGTTTCGACACTGGAACTACAGGCACCGACCGTCAAGCGCGAGCAGGACAAGGGGCGGAACGAGGTTCGGATCATGACCGTACACGCCGCCAAAGGACTGGAAGCTCCCGTCGTGTTCCTCGTCGACAGCGGCGGCAAACCTTTCAGCCACAGCCATATGCCGCAGCTGCGCTTCCTTGCGGGATCCGGCGTTCCGGGCGGCATTCCCGCTTGGCTGCCGCTGAAGTCGTTTGCCAACAGTATGACAGAGGCCGACGCAGAGCGCATTCGGGAGGGGGCCGAGGAGGAGTATCGGCGGCTGCTCTACGTGGCGATGACCCGTGCTGCGGACCGGCTTGTAGTATGCGGCTATCGCGGGCAACGGGAAAACAAGGACACCTGGCAACAGATGGTGTCCTCTGCGCTGGCCCTCCAACCCGAACGATGCGTCGAAGCAACTTTCCGCACTGCGTCGGAAGAGTGGTCCGGGTACCGCTGGCGCGAGGCGGGTGCCGCCGATATCGCGCCTGGACAGGCGGAAGCCACCGAGACTGTTCATGCGTCTCCCCTTCCTGCCGCTCTTGGTCGAGCGCTTCCACCCCAACGACGCCTGCCGCGCCCCCTCAGCCCCTCCGGGGCAGGCGCGATCATCGATAGCGGCGAGGGCGACCTGATCGTCCGCTCCCCTCTTTTCAGCCTTCGCACAGGCACCGGTGCCGCTCGCTCGCTGGAACGCGGGCGGATCCTGCACCGCTTCCTGCAGATACTGCCGGGCATGGCAGCCACCGATCGCGAGGCGGCGGCTCACCGATATCTCGATCGTGCCGTTTCCAATTGGCCGGAACACGAGCGCCAGTCACTCGCGCGCGCGGCATTTGCCATCATGGAGGACCCGAGCCTCGCGGCAATCTTTTCGCCGAATGCCCGCGCCGAGGTATCTATCATGGGGACACTGCGCATCGGGTCCCGCGATTATTCGGTCTCGGGTCGTATCGACCGGATGTCAGTCGGAACCAATGCTGTGGAGATCGTCGATTTCAAGACCAACCGCGTGCCGCCATCGAAGCCGAGCGAAATCCCCTTCGAGCATCGGGCGCAGCTTGCGATCTATCGCGAAATTCTCGCGCCGCTTTATCCGGACCACGAGATCCGATGCGGTCTCATCTATACCGAGGGTCCCAGCGCCTTCTGGCTCGACGGCGCCGCGCTCGTGGCGAGCCTTGCCGAGCTCGCGACAAAGTGA
- a CDS encoding nucleotidyltransferase family protein yields the protein MKIENAMVLAAGLGTRLRPVTNTMPKPLVKISGKPMIDYALDALAAAGVERAVVNVHHFADQMVEHLSGRRHPEILISDETSELMNSGGGLAKGLSLLDRRAVFVMNADLFWIGDRAGDQSNLQRLARYFDPERMDMALLCVTLADTTGHNGRNDFSLAEDGRLTRYQEGSGSPVVYAGAIAMMPALLDDAPKDAFNLNIYFDRAIAAGRLYGLMMEGHWITVGTPEAIGAAEAAIDGFAGAA from the coding sequence ATGAAGATCGAAAACGCCATGGTGCTTGCCGCAGGACTGGGAACCCGTTTGCGTCCGGTGACCAACACCATGCCGAAGCCGCTGGTGAAAATTTCAGGAAAGCCGATGATCGACTACGCGCTCGACGCTCTCGCTGCCGCGGGCGTGGAGCGGGCGGTCGTGAACGTGCATCATTTCGCGGACCAGATGGTCGAACACCTCTCTGGGCGCCGCCATCCCGAGATCCTGATTTCCGACGAGACGTCCGAGCTCATGAACTCGGGCGGAGGTCTCGCAAAAGGCCTATCCCTGCTCGACCGGAGGGCCGTCTTCGTGATGAACGCCGATCTGTTCTGGATCGGGGACCGCGCCGGTGACCAGTCGAACCTTCAGCGCCTCGCACGCTACTTCGACCCTGAACGCATGGACATGGCACTCCTGTGCGTGACGCTTGCCGATACCACCGGCCACAACGGGCGCAATGACTTCTCGCTTGCCGAAGATGGCAGGCTGACGCGCTACCAGGAAGGATCCGGCAGTCCCGTGGTCTATGCCGGGGCGATCGCGATGATGCCGGCGCTTCTGGACGATGCACCGAAAGACGCCTTCAACCTGAACATCTACTTCGATCGCGCCATTGCGGCCGGCAGGCTCTACGGCCTGATGATGGAGGGCCACTGGATAACGGTCGGCACGCCGGAGGCGATCGGTGCGGCGGAAGCGGCGATCGATGGATTCGCCGGAGCGGCTTGA
- the tsaE gene encoding tRNA (adenosine(37)-N6)-threonylcarbamoyltransferase complex ATPase subunit type 1 TsaE: MKLEPLFLQGEADTIRLGADMALAVRPGDCIALSGDLGAGKSTFARALIRAMASDDTLEVPSPTFTLVQTYGLRVPVAHFDLYRIADAAELDELGFEEALSEGICLVEWPEKIEDYLPDSHVTLRFSHENEGRRVEIFGGAALARRIQRTLDIRLFLSESGYPHAERAHLTGDASVRAYEHVYAGDERFVLMDSPRHTPGPIIQDGKYYQQIAHIAEDVIPFVAIARHLKHQGFATPAIIEVDLDKGILLIEDLGGGSVLDSDGNPIPERYLESVACLARLHGLSLEREFAVGDGVVHRVPDFDRDAMQIEVSLLTDWYLPWKRGSAASDTERSEYRAIWDDLIGELQSAEHNLLLRDFHSPNIIWRPDRQGIDRVGIIDFQDAMIGPTAYDVASLVQDARVDIPAGLSSAMMAHYSALRAGAGPFDEVRFLADWHVMAAQRNCKLAGIWVRLMQRDGKPGYMKHMPRTFAYLETALSHPALAPLRTWCIKAGIL; the protein is encoded by the coding sequence ATGAAGCTCGAACCGTTATTCCTTCAGGGCGAAGCCGATACGATCCGGCTCGGCGCCGATATGGCGCTTGCGGTGCGGCCCGGCGACTGCATCGCCCTTTCCGGCGATCTGGGGGCGGGAAAATCGACGTTCGCGCGCGCGCTCATACGCGCCATGGCATCGGACGATACGCTCGAGGTCCCGAGCCCGACATTTACCCTGGTGCAGACCTACGGGCTGCGCGTACCCGTCGCGCATTTCGATCTCTATCGTATCGCCGATGCGGCGGAGCTTGACGAACTCGGCTTCGAAGAGGCGCTTTCCGAGGGCATCTGCCTCGTCGAGTGGCCGGAAAAGATCGAGGACTATCTCCCGGACAGCCACGTCACCCTTCGGTTCAGCCACGAAAACGAAGGCCGGCGCGTCGAAATCTTCGGAGGTGCGGCGCTGGCGCGGCGCATCCAGCGCACGCTCGATATCCGGCTGTTTCTCAGTGAAAGCGGCTATCCGCATGCCGAGCGAGCACACCTGACTGGCGACGCATCCGTGCGGGCCTATGAGCATGTCTATGCCGGTGACGAGCGATTTGTTCTGATGGATTCGCCCCGCCATACTCCGGGTCCGATCATCCAGGATGGAAAATACTATCAGCAGATCGCCCATATCGCCGAAGACGTCATTCCCTTCGTCGCGATTGCGCGCCATCTCAAGCACCAGGGTTTCGCGACACCGGCCATTATCGAAGTGGATCTTGACAAGGGCATTCTGCTGATCGAGGACCTCGGAGGCGGAAGCGTGCTCGACAGCGACGGAAATCCAATTCCCGAGCGTTATCTCGAAAGCGTCGCCTGCCTTGCGCGACTGCATGGGTTGTCTCTCGAACGTGAGTTCGCCGTCGGTGACGGGGTGGTCCACCGGGTTCCGGACTTCGATCGCGACGCGATGCAGATCGAAGTGAGCCTGCTGACCGACTGGTACCTGCCCTGGAAGCGCGGGTCGGCGGCAAGCGATACCGAACGCTCCGAGTATCGCGCGATCTGGGACGATCTGATCGGTGAACTGCAATCGGCGGAGCACAATCTGCTCCTGAGAGACTTCCATTCTCCGAACATCATCTGGAGGCCGGATCGACAGGGCATCGACCGTGTCGGCATCATCGACTTCCAGGACGCCATGATCGGACCCACGGCCTATGACGTCGCTTCGCTGGTCCAGGACGCCCGCGTCGACATTCCAGCGGGTCTATCCAGCGCGATGATGGCGCATTATTCGGCGCTGCGCGCAGGAGCCGGGCCCTTCGATGAGGTCCGTTTTCTCGCCGACTGGCACGTCATGGCAGCGCAGCGCAATTGCAAGCTCGCCGGCATCTGGGTCCGCCTGATGCAGCGGGACGGCAAGCCCGGCTACATGAAACACATGCCGCGCACCTTCGCCTATCTGGAAACCGCACTCTCTCATCCTGCGCTCGCCCCCTTGCGCACGTGGTGCATAAAGGCTGGAATCCTCTGA
- a CDS encoding PAS domain-containing sensor histidine kinase has product MPHLASSEIVTFAVLLGVVSAAMFSAIWMIRQRGQMEQENGELRAALSDAKHGLSRLQALVGDKNRRIVIWDRLSQKPELLGELPAETGAPQDDRDFLAFGRWLKPGSAAEVERCIERLRSHAQSFDIVVETARNEALEAQGRVSGGQAFVRFIALTNLRAEAAELALARDRLAASLSTLHGLLDAVDLPVWQRSADGTLVWVNAAYADAVEASGAERAIQEKRELLPTIAREKIRASITFEHPFRDKVSTVVRGSRSFFDVVEARRPAGTAGIAVNISDIETVREELNRTLKSQAETLEHLATPVAIFDGGQRLQFYNQAFQRMWEVDTAFLESRPGNGELLDRLRAAGKLPEQLNWKQWKENALAVYRAIDTQSDLWHLPNGQTLRVFATARPQGGATWVFENLTEQVDLETRYNTLVRVQDETIDHLSEGVAVFSPNGQIQLSNPAFRALWGITEAEAKPGTHIRAIENACLASYDRPDGWKRFADIITSFDDARPSCQGVLELRTGLVLDFAVIPLSNAQTMLTFVNITDSVRVERALTDKNEALRKADALKNDFVQHVSYELRSPLTNIIGFAELLKTPTMGELSDRQAEYVDHIATSSAVLLTIVNDILDLATVDAGIMELDFSEINLTDLLDDVAMQFSDRLQESHVTLQIIAPDSLGTIVADQQRLKQILIKLLSNAANFSAEGSTIRLKCWREPDNDLAFTVSDSGPGIPQEVLQSVFDRFESHGRHGGAGLGLSIVESFVSLHNGTVTIDSREGTGTDVTCRIPSAMLPTVVAAE; this is encoded by the coding sequence ATGCCGCATCTGGCTTCGTCCGAGATCGTCACCTTCGCAGTGCTCCTCGGCGTGGTATCCGCCGCCATGTTCTCCGCGATCTGGATGATCCGCCAGCGTGGGCAGATGGAACAGGAAAACGGCGAGCTGCGCGCGGCCCTTTCGGATGCAAAACACGGACTTTCGCGGCTACAGGCGCTGGTCGGAGACAAGAACAGGCGGATCGTCATCTGGGACCGGTTGTCGCAGAAACCGGAGCTTCTGGGCGAATTGCCCGCAGAGACGGGAGCGCCGCAGGACGATCGTGATTTCCTGGCGTTTGGGCGCTGGCTGAAGCCGGGTTCTGCTGCCGAGGTCGAGCGCTGCATCGAAAGGCTGCGCTCGCACGCCCAGAGCTTCGACATCGTTGTAGAAACGGCGCGCAACGAGGCTCTCGAAGCCCAGGGACGCGTTTCGGGCGGACAGGCGTTCGTGCGGTTCATCGCCCTCACCAACCTGAGAGCCGAGGCAGCAGAGCTTGCACTTGCCCGCGACCGCCTGGCGGCGTCGCTTTCGACGCTCCACGGCCTTCTCGATGCGGTGGACCTGCCCGTGTGGCAACGTTCGGCGGACGGCACTCTGGTCTGGGTCAATGCGGCCTATGCCGATGCAGTGGAAGCTTCAGGAGCCGAGCGGGCCATCCAGGAGAAGCGGGAACTCCTCCCGACGATAGCCCGGGAGAAGATCCGCGCGTCGATCACCTTCGAGCATCCGTTCAGGGACAAGGTATCCACGGTCGTGCGCGGAAGCCGCAGCTTTTTCGATGTGGTGGAGGCAAGGCGGCCCGCGGGCACGGCCGGAATAGCCGTCAACATTTCCGACATCGAGACTGTACGCGAGGAACTCAACCGGACGCTGAAAAGCCAGGCCGAAACACTCGAACACCTGGCGACACCCGTTGCCATCTTCGATGGCGGTCAGCGACTTCAGTTCTACAACCAGGCTTTCCAACGCATGTGGGAAGTCGACACCGCATTCCTTGAGAGCCGCCCGGGAAATGGCGAACTTCTCGATCGCCTGCGGGCTGCGGGCAAGCTTCCGGAACAGCTCAACTGGAAGCAGTGGAAAGAGAATGCGCTCGCCGTCTATCGTGCTATCGATACCCAGTCCGACCTCTGGCATCTGCCGAATGGCCAGACACTGCGCGTTTTCGCGACCGCGCGTCCGCAAGGCGGCGCAACCTGGGTGTTCGAGAACCTAACCGAACAGGTGGATCTCGAAACGCGATACAACACCTTGGTTCGCGTGCAGGATGAGACGATCGACCATCTCTCCGAGGGTGTGGCCGTGTTCAGCCCGAACGGGCAGATCCAGCTTTCGAACCCCGCCTTCCGTGCGCTCTGGGGCATAACCGAGGCCGAGGCCAAACCCGGCACGCATATTCGAGCGATCGAGAACGCGTGCCTCGCCTCCTATGACAGGCCGGACGGCTGGAAACGTTTCGCGGACATCATTACGAGCTTTGACGACGCCCGCCCCTCATGCCAGGGCGTCCTGGAGCTGCGAACCGGACTGGTGCTCGATTTCGCGGTGATCCCGTTGTCGAATGCCCAGACCATGCTGACCTTCGTCAACATCACCGATAGCGTGCGTGTCGAGCGCGCTCTGACGGACAAGAACGAAGCGCTACGCAAGGCGGACGCACTGAAGAACGATTTCGTTCAGCACGTCTCCTATGAACTCCGCTCGCCGTTGACCAATATTATCGGCTTTGCCGAGCTTCTGAAAACGCCGACGATGGGCGAACTCTCCGATCGGCAGGCCGAATATGTCGACCATATCGCCACCTCTTCGGCCGTGCTTCTCACCATCGTCAACGACATCCTCGACCTCGCGACCGTAGATGCCGGCATCATGGAACTGGATTTCAGCGAGATCAATCTTACCGATCTCCTGGACGACGTCGCCATGCAGTTCTCCGATCGTCTGCAGGAAAGCCATGTCACGCTGCAGATCATCGCTCCGGATTCCCTCGGCACGATCGTCGCCGATCAGCAGCGCCTGAAGCAGATCCTGATCAAGCTTTTGAGCAATGCCGCCAACTTTTCTGCTGAAGGCAGCACGATCCGCCTGAAATGCTGGCGCGAACCGGACAACGATCTTGCCTTCACCGTCTCGGATAGCGGTCCCGGCATTCCCCAGGAGGTTCTCCAGAGCGTCTTCGACCGCTTCGAAAGCCATGGCCGCCACGGGGGAGCAGGGCTTGGCCTGTCGATTGTCGAAAGTTTCGTGAGCCTCCACAACGGCACTGTCACGATCGACAGCCGAGAGGGCACCGGTACTGACGTGACCTGCCGTATTCCGTCCGCAATGCTGCCGACCGTGGTGGCCGCCGAGTAA